One stretch of Bremerella cremea DNA includes these proteins:
- a CDS encoding putative bifunctional diguanylate cyclase/phosphodiesterase gives MSLSNSLLLVPPHRPVAIPSDGYLTRFHHSKNNANCEWDLQDLDSSRDVTLLDDRQAFFDAIDLARAELAEGNEFTLYCINLDRFKWVNDTLGHQIGDKVLQEVAQRILHAVSPGDIVGRLGGDEFALLRKSEEQCVSPRATAKRIIEAISSPLEIDGHSIHVGACIGISLAPIDGEDAQDLMRHADLALFQAKAEGRNVIRFFEPEMRTRVDAQRELAEELDQAIERKEFYLCYQPVLDIEANSVTSLEALVRWEHPRLGMVSPDDFIPLAEQTGQIVELGAWVLEQACRDATAPGRSYRVAVNVSPVQLRNRKFVSTVFCVLEETGLPPERLELEITESALIEDAQLALAILRELRDCGVRIALDDFGTGYSSITYLRKFPFDKIKIDRSLVTGAHENFESIALVRMIAALGNALEVSTTAEGVESACELDLVREAGCSHIQGYYLSKPVPLANLVSLFNV, from the coding sequence ATGAGCCTAAGCAACAGCCTGTTACTGGTCCCGCCGCATCGTCCTGTGGCAATACCTTCCGATGGGTATCTTACGCGTTTCCACCATTCGAAAAACAATGCGAATTGTGAATGGGACTTGCAAGATCTCGATAGTTCTCGTGATGTTACTTTGCTTGACGATCGCCAAGCTTTTTTTGATGCGATTGATCTGGCCCGCGCCGAGCTTGCCGAAGGGAATGAGTTCACGCTGTACTGTATCAATCTCGACCGCTTTAAATGGGTCAACGATACCCTGGGGCATCAAATCGGCGACAAGGTTTTGCAAGAAGTCGCTCAGCGAATCCTGCATGCCGTTTCGCCTGGCGATATTGTGGGCAGGCTGGGAGGAGACGAATTTGCATTGCTGCGGAAATCAGAAGAACAGTGCGTGTCCCCTCGTGCGACGGCCAAGCGGATTATCGAAGCCATCTCGAGTCCGCTTGAGATCGATGGCCATTCGATTCATGTGGGGGCATGCATCGGAATCTCTTTGGCGCCGATCGATGGTGAGGATGCCCAGGACTTAATGCGACATGCTGATTTGGCCTTGTTTCAAGCGAAAGCCGAAGGCCGCAATGTGATTCGCTTTTTTGAACCGGAGATGCGAACACGGGTAGACGCTCAGCGGGAACTGGCCGAAGAGCTTGACCAGGCAATCGAGCGAAAAGAATTCTACTTGTGTTACCAACCGGTGCTCGATATCGAGGCGAATAGCGTGACATCGCTGGAAGCTCTCGTGCGCTGGGAACATCCGCGATTGGGCATGGTTTCGCCAGACGACTTCATTCCGCTCGCCGAGCAAACGGGGCAAATCGTCGAGTTGGGAGCTTGGGTGCTAGAACAAGCTTGCCGCGATGCCACAGCGCCGGGGCGTAGTTATCGTGTTGCCGTGAATGTTTCGCCGGTGCAGCTACGCAACCGCAAATTTGTGTCGACGGTTTTTTGCGTGCTGGAAGAAACTGGCCTACCGCCAGAGCGTTTGGAATTAGAGATTACTGAGTCCGCGCTCATTGAAGACGCCCAGTTGGCGCTCGCGATTTTGCGTGAACTACGCGATTGTGGCGTTCGGATTGCGCTAGATGACTTTGGTACCGGATATTCTTCGATCACTTATTTGCGTAAGTTTCCCTTCGATAAGATCAAGATCGACCGCTCGTTGGTGACCGGTGCCCACGAGAATTTTGAATCGATTGCCCTGGTTCGGATGATCGCTGCGTTGGGAAATGCCCTAGAGGTTTCCACCACGGCAGAAGGAGTCGAGTCGGCTTGCGAGCTCGACCTCGTTCGCGAGGCAGGCTGCAGCCATATACAAGGATATTATCTGAGTAAGCCCGTCCCGTTAGCGAATTTGGTCTCACTTTTTAACGTGTAA
- the hemL gene encoding glutamate-1-semialdehyde 2,1-aminomutase encodes MSRSKSHAIFARAKHLMPGGVNSPARAFGGVGGEPIVFERGEGAYLYDVDGNQYIDYIGSWGPMILGHLHPKVKEALHAAVDQGTSFGAPTERENKLAELIIEIMPSVEQVRLVNSGTEATMSAIRLARGFTGRDKIIKFAGNYHGHVDSLLVAAGSAAATLGVPNSPGVTAGTAQDTIVLPYNNADALQEAFERNKDLIAGVIFEPVVGNMGCVPPLPGYLQAMREICTNNGALMIMDEVMTGFRVAAGGAQQLYNVTPDLTTMGKIVGGGLPIGAYGGRADIMGHILPAGEVFQAGTLSGNPLATAAGIATLQTLKELNPYPELDQKTQTLEEGLLKAAQDANITLTTARVGSMLTPFFHDGPVRNWDAAAQCDTKRYGKFFWELIERGVYFPCSQYEALFVSIAHTDDDIAKTIDAAQEAFQKVR; translated from the coding sequence ATGTCACGCAGTAAAAGCCACGCTATTTTTGCCCGCGCGAAACACCTCATGCCTGGGGGCGTGAACAGTCCGGCCCGAGCTTTTGGGGGCGTAGGTGGCGAACCAATCGTGTTCGAGCGAGGCGAAGGTGCCTACTTGTACGATGTCGATGGCAACCAATACATCGATTACATTGGTTCGTGGGGGCCGATGATCTTGGGGCATTTGCACCCGAAGGTTAAAGAGGCCCTGCATGCGGCCGTCGATCAAGGAACGAGCTTTGGGGCGCCGACCGAACGAGAAAACAAGTTGGCTGAGTTGATCATCGAGATCATGCCGTCGGTCGAACAGGTGCGCCTGGTCAACAGTGGAACCGAAGCTACCATGAGCGCGATTCGCCTGGCCCGAGGGTTTACTGGTCGCGACAAGATCATCAAGTTCGCCGGCAACTACCATGGGCATGTCGATAGCTTGCTGGTCGCCGCCGGCAGCGCTGCAGCCACGCTGGGCGTCCCTAATTCCCCCGGCGTTACGGCGGGAACCGCGCAAGATACCATCGTGCTTCCTTACAACAACGCCGATGCCTTACAAGAAGCGTTCGAGCGCAACAAAGACCTGATTGCCGGGGTGATCTTTGAACCTGTGGTCGGCAACATGGGCTGTGTCCCTCCCTTGCCCGGTTACCTGCAAGCAATGCGCGAAATTTGCACCAACAACGGCGCGTTGATGATCATGGACGAAGTCATGACCGGCTTCCGCGTGGCCGCCGGCGGAGCGCAACAGCTGTACAATGTGACACCTGACCTAACAACGATGGGCAAGATCGTTGGTGGCGGTCTGCCGATCGGGGCCTACGGCGGCCGAGCCGATATCATGGGGCATATTCTTCCGGCAGGCGAAGTCTTCCAAGCCGGAACGCTCAGCGGTAACCCCCTGGCCACCGCAGCAGGAATCGCCACGCTGCAAACCTTGAAGGAGCTAAATCCTTACCCAGAGCTCGACCAGAAAACCCAAACGCTCGAAGAGGGGCTCCTCAAAGCGGCGCAAGACGCTAACATCACGCTGACAACCGCTCGAGTTGGCAGCATGCTGACTCCCTTCTTCCATGACGGCCCTGTGCGGAATTGGGACGCGGCGGCTCAATGCGATACCAAGCGTTACGGCAAGTTCTTCTGGGAACTAATCGAACGGGGCGTCTACTTCCCCTGCAGCCAGTACGAAGCCTTGTTCGTTTCGATTGCCCACACCGATGACGACATCGCTAAGACAATTGATGCCGCCCAGGAAGCATTTCAAAAAGTTCGCTAA
- the tsaB gene encoding tRNA (adenosine(37)-N6)-threonylcarbamoyltransferase complex dimerization subunit type 1 TsaB: MKTLAIDTSTRQASLALFQGDELLATEWLDTSLPTTQVITPTLKRLVDELGWKPVDLQLVVVAQGPGSFTGLRIGVMTAKTIAYVAGATTIGVNTLQAIATRCNEPVSSLHAIMDAQRNQFFHSHFVRNEYGKYAPSEDTRIVDQQAFLASLTAGESITGPGLHKKHSLVPEGVRVVDENYWASTAEAVGRVGISDFVAGKSDDFWTLSPKYYRKIAAEEKLEADASNSS, translated from the coding sequence GTGAAGACACTTGCCATCGATACATCGACTCGCCAAGCCTCGTTGGCCTTGTTTCAAGGGGACGAATTGCTGGCCACCGAATGGTTGGACACATCGCTGCCGACCACTCAGGTAATCACGCCAACGCTGAAACGTTTGGTCGATGAACTAGGATGGAAGCCTGTCGACCTGCAGTTGGTGGTGGTAGCCCAGGGGCCTGGCTCGTTCACCGGACTACGAATTGGGGTGATGACCGCCAAGACAATTGCCTACGTCGCCGGAGCAACCACCATCGGGGTGAACACGCTGCAAGCGATTGCCACTCGCTGTAACGAGCCCGTTTCGTCCTTGCATGCGATTATGGACGCCCAGCGAAATCAGTTCTTCCATTCCCATTTCGTGCGCAACGAATACGGAAAATACGCTCCCTCTGAAGATACACGGATCGTCGATCAGCAGGCATTTTTGGCAAGTTTGACCGCAGGCGAATCAATCACTGGGCCAGGGCTGCACAAAAAGCACTCGCTGGTGCCGGAAGGGGTGCGGGTTGTCGACGAGAATTACTGGGCTTCAACTGCCGAAGCCGTAGGCCGGGTCGGGATATCCGATTTCGTGGCCGGCAAGTCGGACGACTTCTGGACCCTCAGTCCCAAATACTACCGGAAAATCGCCGCCGAGGAAAAACTCGAAGCGGACGCTTCTAACTCAAGCTAA